The following coding sequences are from one Gossypium hirsutum isolate 1008001.06 chromosome A12, Gossypium_hirsutum_v2.1, whole genome shotgun sequence window:
- the LOC107925808 gene encoding glucan endo-1,3-beta-glucosidase 1 produces the protein MLKMELMITCFFFLCFLGLTGAGQESIEYLRLYDTTPEDALPHGDVPIAVAVNGNVLREVSSSVLKAESWVRVHALAHFPAAKITTILVGDTILCQNGKGEEDSLGFLLPSLKNIYHSLTRWGLEKDIKVSAVFSSDCLMQNSVVFTDDLGKKVVKSLLEFFQNTNSTYSIVASPNLSSSLHETLVLLSSHLDFMKRVGSFELRKVNVVFPSQQLKKPISRKLSMMDSKFERPFPDRPAPLPLTAPSTGISAPANVAKTPHPPQYPIASLPPISFPVDSPPPFSFPIAPELPPPFVPASSPSGFHLPPCNPAYDTAPAPETVVVQKLWCVAKPSVPTETLQEAMDYACGEGGADCKELMPDGSCFYPDTIVAHASYAFNSYWQKTKRNGGTCNFGGTAMIINADPSFLECRFVLS, from the exons atgttgaagaTGGAGTTAATGATCACTTgctttttctttctctgttttcTGGGTCTTACTG gcGCAGGTCAAGAATCTATTGAATACCTTAGGCTTTATGACACAACTCCGGAGGATGCATTACCTCACGGTGATGTTCCTATAGCAGTTGCTGTGAATGGAAATGTTCTCAGAGAGGTTTCTAGCAGTGTTTTGAAGGCTGAGAGTTGGGTCAGGGTTCATGCTTTAGCTCACTTTCCAGCTGCCAAAATCACTACCATTCTTGTGGGTGATACTATTCTTTGTCAAAATGGTAAAGGAGAAGAAGACAGTTTGGGTTTTTTACTACCATCCCTCAAGAACATTTATCACTCTCTTACAAGGTGGGGTCTAGAGAAAGACATCAAAGTGTCGGCTGTTTTTTCTTCCGATTGTTTGATGCAAAACTCTGTTGTTTTTACTGATGATTTGGGTAAGAAGGTGGTCAAATCTCTGTTGGAGTTCTTCCAAAATACAAACTCCACTTACTCCATTGTTGCTTCTCCAAATTTGTCTTCCTCTTTGCATGAAACATTGGTTTTACTCTCCTCCCACCTGGATTTCATGAAAAGGGTTGGATCTTTTGAGCTTAGAAAGGTCAATGTCGTATTCCCCAGTCAACAACTGAAAAAACCCATAAGCAGGAAGCTGTCAATGATGGATTCCAAGTTCGAGAGACCATTCCCTGATAGGCCAGCCCCTTTGCCACTCACCGCTCCTTCTACTGGCATTTCTGCGCCTGCCAATGTAGCCAAAACCCCTCATCCTCCGCAGTACCCCATTGCTTCACTGCCTCCCATTTCCTTCCCTGTTGATTCTCCACCACCATTTTCCTTCCCCATTGCTCCAGAGCTGCCTCCGCCTTTTGTTCCCGCCAGCTCACCTAGTGGCTTCCATTTGCCTCCTTGTAATCCAGCCTATGACACTGCACCAGCACCAGAGACAGTGGTGGTGCAAAAGCTTTGGTGTGTGGCTAAGCCGAGTGTCCCTACGGAGACACTGCAAGAAGCAATGGACTACGCTTGTGGTGAAGGCGGTGCTGATTGTAAAGAACTTATGCCAGATGGGAGCTGTTTCTACCCAGACACCATTGTTGCTCATGCTTCTTATGCTTTCAACAGCTACTGGCAAAAGACCAAGAGAAATGGAGGAACTTGCAATTTTGGAGGCACTGCTATGATTATCAATGCTGACCCAA GTTTCCTTGAGTGTCGGTTTGTTCTCAGCTGA